One stretch of Ammospiza nelsoni isolate bAmmNel1 chromosome 21, bAmmNel1.pri, whole genome shotgun sequence DNA includes these proteins:
- the FZD9 gene encoding frizzled-9, producing the protein MCRGIGYNLTRMPNLLGHESQREAALKLHEFAPLVEYGCHVHLRFFLCSLYAPMCTDQVSASIPACRPMCEQARHKCVPIMEQFNFGWPESLDCGRLPTKNDPNALCMEAPENASAAEPHKGQGMLPVAPRPWPPGTATEGRGANGLGACDNPEKFQYVEKSLSCAPRCSPGVDVYWSREDKDFAFIWMAVWSTLCFVSTAFTVLTFLLDPHRFQYPERPIIFLSMCYNVYSVAFIIRSVAGAENIACDRENGELYIIQEGLESTGCTIVFLILYYFGMASSLWWVVLTLTWFLAAGKKWGHEAIEAHSSYFHMAAWGIPAMKTIVILTMRKVAGDELTGLCYVGSMDISALTGFVLIPLSCYLVIGTSFILTGFVALFHIRKIMKTGGTNTEKLEKLMVKIGVFSILYTVPATCVIVCYFYERLNVDYWMLRALERGCLRLPGRHATDCSLEASVPTVAVFMLKIFMSLVVGITSGVWVWSSKTLQTWQSLCNRRLGMRTRSKPCSGVSCGGGHCHYKAPTVMLHMTKTDPYLDNPTHV; encoded by the coding sequence ATGTGCCGGGGGATCGGGTACAACCTGACCCGCATGCCCAACCTGCTGGGGCACGAGAGCCAGCGGGAGGCCGCCCTGAAGCTGCACGAGTTCGCCCCGCTGGTGGAGTACGGCTGCCACGTTCACCTGCGcttcttcctctgctccctctACGCACCCATGTGCACCGATCAGGTGAGCGccagcatccctgcctgccgCCCCATGTGTGAGCAGGCCCGACACAAGTGTGTCCCCATAATGGAACAGTTCAATTTCGGCTGGCCTGAGTCACTTGACTGTGGCAGGTTGCCCACCAAGAATGACCCCAATGCCCTCTGCATGGAGGCCCCTGAAAATGCCTCAGCTGCTGAGCCGCACAAGGGACAGGGGATGCTGCCTGTGGCCCCCCGGCCCTGGCCACCTGGTACTGCTACCGAGGGACGGGGAGCCAATGGGCTGGGAGCTTGCGACAATCCTGAGAAGTTCCAGTACGTGGAGAAGAGCCTCTCATGCGCACCCAGGTGCTCCCCCGGGGTGGACGTGTACTGGTCCCGGGAGGACAAGGACTTCGCCTTCATTTGGATGGCTGTCTGGTCCACCCTCTGCTTTGTCTCCACTGCCTTCACCGTCCTTACTTTTCTGCTTGACCCCCACCGCTTCCAGTATCCTGAGAGGCCCATTATTTTCCTCTCCATGTGCTACAACGTCTACTCTGTGGCCTTCATCATCCGCTCTGTGGCTGGGGCTGAGAACATTGCCTGTGACCGGGAGAACGGTGAGCTCTACATCAtacaggaggggctggagagcaCAGGCTGCACCATTGTCTTCCTCATCCTCTACTATTTCGGCATGGCTAGCTCTCTCTGGTGGGTTGTGCTCACTCTCACCTGgttcctggctgctgggaagaAGTGGGGACATGAGGCCATCGAGGCCCACAGCAGCTACTTCCACATGGCTGCCTGGGGCATCCCAGCCATGAAGACCATTGTCATCCTCACCATGCGGAAGGTGGCAGGGGATGAGCTCACGGGGCTGTGCTATGTGGGGAGCATGGACATCAGTGCCCTGACTGGCTTTGTCCTCATCCCCCTCTCCTGCTACCTGGTCATTGGCACCTCCTTCATCCTCACTGGCTTCGTTGCCCTATTCCACATCCGGAAGATCATGAAGACGGGTGGCACCAACACAGAGAAGCTGGAGAAGCTGATGGTGAAGATTGGGGTCTTCTCCATCCTCTACACTGTCCCGGCCACCTGTGTCATTGTCTGCTACTTCTACGAGCGGCTGAATGTGGATTACTGGATGCTGCGGGCACTGGAGCGTGGCTGCCTGCGCCTGCCTGGCCGCCATGCCACCGACTGCTCCCTTGAGGCCTCGGTGCCCACTGTGGCTGTCTTCATGCTAAAGATTTTCATGTCACTGGTGGTGGGCATCACCAGCGGGGTGTGGGTGTGGAGCTCTAAAACGCTGCAGACCTGGCAGAGCCTGTGCAACAGGCGGCTGGGCATGAGGACGCGGAGCAAGCCCTGCAGTGGGGTCAGCTGTGGTGGGGGACACTGCCATTACAAAGCCCCTACAGTCATGCTGCACATGACCAAGACGGACCCGTACCTGGACAACCCGACTCACGTCTAG